GGTTCAGGTGGTTCTGCGGATACCTACGGTTCAGGTGGTTCTCCGGCTGCGCGCGAGGTAACGCTGCGCCACCACGACAACGATAAGGAAGCCGCCGCTGACCACTGACTGGTACGAGGAGTTGAGTGAGCCGATCTGGTTGATGAGGTTCTGGATCACGGCGAGCAGCAGCACGCCCCAGAGGGTGCCGCTGATGGACCCCGCGCCGCCGATGAGGAGGGCGCCGCCGATGACGACGGCGGAGATCGCGTCGAGTTCCATGCCGACGCCGACGATGGTGACCCCGGAGGAGAGGCGGGCGGCGTTGAGCGCTCCGGCGAGGCCGGCGAGCAGTCCGCTGAGGGTGTAGACGAGGGTCTTCGTCCGGGCGACGGGCAGGCCCATGAGGGTGGCCGCGTCGCTGCTGCCGCCGACGGCGAACAGGGTCTGTCCGAACGAGGTGCGCTGGAGCAGGAGTCCGCCCGCCCCGAAGAGGGCCAGGGCGATGAGGATCGGGTATCCGAAGCCCCGGACGCTGCCCTGGCCCAGCTCGGCGAAGGCGGAGTCCTTGGGCACCAGGTAGGTGGTGGCGCCCTCGTCGGTGAAGGCGAGCAGCATGCCGCGGGCCGCGAGGAGGGTGGCGAGTGTGACGATGAAGGGCGCCATGTTCGCGCGGGCGATGAGCAGGCCGTTGAGGAGCCCGATCGCGCCGCAGACCACCAGGGGCACGAGGAGGGCGGCGAGGAAGCCCGCTTGCGAGGCCCAGGCGGCGAGGACGCCGCCGAGGGCGAAGACGGAGCCGACGGAGAGGTCGATGCCGCCGGTGATGATGACCAGGGTCATGCCGAGGGCGACGATCGCGAGGAACGAGGCCTGGACGGTGACGCCGCGGGCGTTGTCGAGGCTCGCGAACGTCGGGTAGACGAACGAGGCGATGAGGATCACGGTCAGCAGGACCGCGAGGACGCCCTGGCGCTGGACGAGTTCGCCGATCCGGGAGCCGGTGGAGCGTCCGGGGCGGGGTTCGGGACGCGAGGGGGCGTCCTTGAGGGGTGCCGGGGCCTTCGCCGCGGGCACGGTGGCCGGTGGGGTGTTGTTCATCGGGACCTACGCTCCCGGGCGACGTAGACGGCGGCGATGATGATGGCCGCCTGGGCGATCTGTGCGGTGGAGTCGGGCAGGTCGTGCTTGACGAGGGTGGCGCGGAGCAGCTGCATCAGCAGCGCGCCCGCGACGGTGCCGAGGACCCGGATGGAGCCACCGTTCAGCGGGGTGCCGCCGACGACGACCGCCGTGATGGCGGAGAGCTCCATGAGGGTCCCGAGCGAGGACGGGTCGCTGGCGGTGAGCCGTGCGGTGGCGAGGATGCCGGCGAGGGCGGCCATCACCCCGCACAGGATGTAGACGCCGACCAGGACGCGCTTGACCGGCAGTCCGGACAGCGCCGAGGCCGGGCGGTTGCCGCCGATGGCGACGATCTGGCGGCCGAAGGTGGTGCGCTGCACCAGGAACGCGACGGCGAGCGCGAGGACGCCCGCGATGAGGACGACCGTCGGGATGCCGAGGAAGGAGCCGGTGCCCAGCGCGAGGATGTCGGGGTTGACGATCTGCTTGAGCCGGCCGTCGGCCATGACGAGGGCGAGGCCCCGTCCGCCGACGAACAGGGCGAGGGTCGCCACGATGGGTTGCAGCCCGACGAGCGAGACCAGCGTCCCGTTGATCGCGCCGACGACCGCTCCGGCGAGCAGCGCGATCAGCAGGGCGGGGACCAGCCCGTAGCCGAGGTAGAGCGGCAGCAGGGCGGCGGCGAGCGCCATGGTGGAGCCGACGGAGAGGTCGATGCCCTCGGTGCCGATGACCAGGGCCATGCCGAGCGCGACGATCACGATGGGCGCGACCTGGACGAGCTGGGTGCGCAGGTTGTCGGCCGTCATGAAGTGCTCGGTGAACAGCGCGTTGAACAGCAGCACGACGGCGACGGCCGCGTACACCCCGTACTCCTGGTACCAGGCGGGGTCGCGCAGCCGGGCCAGTGGCTTCGCGGCGGGGCGTGGCAGGGTGGCCTGGGTGGTCATCGGGGGTCCTCCTGGGCGGCCGGGGCCGCCCCGCCGGAATCGGGCGTGTGGTCGGCGAGCACGGCGTCCGGCGCGTGGTCGGCGTCCGGCGTGTGGTCGGCGAGCACTTCGAGCAGGCGGCTCTCGTCCACCTCGTCACCGGCGAGTTCACCGGCGACCGCGCCGCCGCGCAGGACGACGATGCGGTCGGCGCCCTCGATCAGCTCCTCGATGTCGGAGGAGATCAGCAGCACGGCGAGCCCCTCGCGGGCGAGTTCGTCGATGAGGGACTGCACCTCGGCCTTGGCGCCGACGTCGATGCCCCGGGTGGGCTCGTCGAGCAGCAGCACCTTGGGTTCCAGGCAGAGCCAGCGGGCGAGCAGCACCTTCTGCTGGTTGCCCCCGGAGAGTTCGCCGACCTTCTGCTCGGGGCTGGACGCCTTGATCCGCAGCCGTTTCATGAAGAGGTCGACGACCCGGTCCTGCTTGGCGCGGGAGACGATGCCGCCCCTGGAGAGCCGGGGCATGGCGGCGAGCACGATGTTCTCGCGGACGGAGAGGCCGGGGACGATGCCCTCGGCCTTGCGGTCCTCCGGGAGCATGCTGATGCCCGCGCGGATGGCCGCGGCCGGGGTGGGGCGGCCGAGGCGCTTGCCGTCGACGGTGATCTCCCCGCCGTCCAGGGGCAGCGCGCCGGTGAGCGCCTTCGCGGTCTCGCTGCGCCCGGAGCCCAGCAGACCGCCGAGTCCCAGCACCTCGCCTGCGTACAACTCCACTGATATGTCATGCAGTTGGTGGCGGCGGTTGAGGCCCTTGGCGGTGAGGACGGGGGTGCGGGCGGCGTCGTGCCCTTCGGCGGCGAAGCCGGTGAGGCCGTCGCGGCGGACCTCGGCCATGTCGCGGCCGAGCATCATCGACACCAGCTGCATGCGCTGCAGCGGGGCGAGTTCGCCGGTGTGGATGTGGCGGCCGTCGCGCAGGACGGTGACCCGGTCGCAGATGCGGTAGAGCTCGTCCATGCGGTGGCTGACGTAGAGGACGGCGATGCCCTGGCCGCGCAGGTTCTCGATGACCCGGAAGAGGGTCTCGACCTCGCGGGGCTCCAGCGACGAGGTGGGTTCGTCCATGATGACGACCTGGGCCCGTACGGAGACGGCGCGGGCGAGCGCGACCATCTGCTGGGTGCCGATGCCGAGCGTGTGCAGGGGCCGCTTGGGGTCGACGCGGACGCCGAAGCCGTCGAGGAGTTCGGTGGTCTCGCGGTTCATCCGGGCGAAGTCGATGAGCCCGAGGCGGTTCTTCGGCTCCCGGCCCAGGAAGATGTTGCGCGCCACGCTCATCAGCGGGACGAGGTTCACCTCCTGGTAGATGGTGGAGATCCCGGCCTGCTGCGCCTCGAACGGGCGGGCGAAGCGGACGGGTTCGCCGCTCACGCGCACCTCGCCCTCGTCGCTCCGGTAGACGCCGGTGAGCACCTTGATGAGGGTGGACTTGCCGGCTCCGTTCTCGCCGACGAGTGCGTGGACCTCGCCCGCGCGCAGGGCGAAGGAGACGTCGTCCAGGGCGACGACGCCCGGGAACCGCTTGCTCACCGAGCGGGCTTCGAGGACGGGGTCCGCCACGGCGGCGGCACCGGCCCCGGAGGTCTCCGGGCGCTGGGGTGTCGCTGGGGTTGGTGCCATGAAACCTGGCCTTCCGGTGTTACGGGAATGGGACCGGGCCGTCGGGCGCCCCGGGACAGCCCCGGGCAGTGCGGGCCCTGGGGCTCGCGATGCCCGGGGTGCCCCGGGCGTCGCGGCGGCCGGACGTCCGACGAGGTCAGTAGGCTCCGCCGAGCGATTCCTTGGCGTTGGCCCCGTCGTACTCGCGGTCGGTGATGATCACGTTCTCGGGGATCTCCTCACCGGCGTAGAACTTCTGCGCGGTGGCGAAGGCGAGCGGACCGAAGCGCGGGTTGGACTCGATGACGGCGTTGTACTCGCCGTTGACGAGGGCCTGGACGGCGTTGCGGGTGCCGTCGACGGAGACGATCTTGACGTCCTTGCCGGGCTTCTTGCCGGCGGCCTTCAGCGCGGTGACCGCGCCGAGGCCCATCTCGTCGTTCTCGGCGTAGACGGCGGTGATGTCGGGCTTGGACTGGATGAGCTGCTCCATGACCTGCTGGCCCTTGTCGCGGGCGAACTCGCCGGTCTGCTGGGCGACGATCTCCAGACCCGGGGCCTCGGCCTTCACCTGGTCGACGAAGCCCTTGGTGCGGTCGGTGGTGACGTTGTTGCCGGACGCGCCGAGCAGGATGGCGACCTTGCCCTTGCCACCGGTGACCTTGATCATCGCGTCGGCGGCGCGCTTGCCCTGCTCGACGAAGTCGGAGCCGAGGAAGGCCACGTAGTCCTTGCAGGCGGTGGAGTTGACCTTGCGGTCGATGGTGAGGACGGGGACCTTCTTGGCGGCCGCCGCCTTCAACGCGGGTTCCAGACCGTCGGAGTTGAGCGGGGCGACGATGAGGAACTGGGCGCCCTGCGACAGCATGTCCTGGATGTCGCTGATCTGCTTGGACAGCTGGGACTGCGCGTTGGTGGTCAGGAGCTTCTTGACGCCGACCTTCTCCGCCTCGTCCTTGATGGACTGGGTCTCGGCGATCCGGAAGGGGTTGGCCTCCTTCTCCGACTGGGAGAAGCCGACCACGGCGTCCTTCAGGTCCAGCTTCGGCGCGCCGTAGGTCTCCAGCTTGCAGCCCGAACCGGACGAGGAATCAGGGGTCTTGGCCTCCTGCGCCGCCTGACTGCTGTCGCCGCCCGCGTTGTTGGAGGTCTCCGACTTGGCGCAGCCGGCGGCGGCCAGCGTGGTGGCGGCGAGGACGCAGGCCACGGCGAGGGTACGGGATCGACGCTGGATCATCATGCGCGGAACGCTCCTTGGCGGGTTGACGGCACGCCGATCGGCGTGCGGTCGGGCATGCGGGACGAGGCATCGGTTGCTCTGCGGCTGATGCCGCCGCATTCCTCACACCCCTGCTCCGTACTGCGGGAACAGTGGCCGTGAGAGCCTGCGCGGCCTGTCGGCGGCTCGGTTTACAACGTTATATATGCGGTGCGGCACGAGCGGCAAGAGCGATGCCGATGCGTTTCCAAAATGTGCCGGCAGACCGCCGGGACGCATCCGCGGCCGGCAACTCGCGCTTCGGCAAAGGCTTTGCGCGAGGTCTGGACACCCACCCGCCGCCGTGCTGTCATATCGCCGGGCGCCAGACTTTCAACGTTGGAAGAACGGTTGCCGCCCGAACCGGTCCTGGTTCCTCGCCCGGGGAGCTACGCGAGGAGACCGCTGTGTCTCCGGCCGCTCCCCCGCCCGCCGCCCCGGCGGGCCGACCGTAGAGTCCTGCCATGTATCCGATCAGCCGCCGCAGTCGGCGTCCTCACCTGCGCGAGCTTCGCCCCGATGCCGCGGAGGGCGTGTTCGCGGTCCAGGGCGACGCCCGCGCCACACCGAGCACATGAGCTTCGATCCGCGGACCCGCGAGGACGTCGAGGCGATCGGCGCCCGGTCGATCGCCTCGGCGACCGCGGACCCGCGCCAGGAGTACGCCCTGGCCGTCGTCGGCACCGATGACGGACGGCTGATCGGCTTCGGCCGTCTCGCTCTGGATCCCCACCAGCCCCGGGCCGCGACCTTAGGCTTCGCTCTCGACCCCGACACCTGGGGCAACGGCTTCGGCACCGAGACCGTACGGCTGCTGCCGGCCCGTGCCTTCGAGGACCTCGGACTTCACCGGGTCCGGGGAGCCCGCTCCGCGCTCAGCACCGCCTCCGCCCGCACCATGGAACGCGCCGGGCTCTCGGAGGAGGGCTGCATCCGCGAGCACGTCCAACGCGGCGGCCGGTGGAGCGACTCGGTCACCCACTCCATCCTCGACCACGAATACGCCGCCGTCGAACGGTGATCACGGTTCGCGGGTCCTGCGGATCGCCGGTCAGCTGCGCCGGTTCCGCCGCCCGCGGGTCCGCCGGGCAGCAGGTGACGACAGCCACGGCCCTCGCGCGGCCGGGCGGAGACCGGACTCGGGGCGGAGACCGGGCTCGGGGCGGATCCGGGTACGCCCCCGCCGGATCACCGGCCGCTCCGCGGTGCGGGGATCCTCGGCAGGAGCTCCCACAGCGGGCGCCCGCCGCTCGCCCACGCGGCGAGGACCCGGCGGTCGGCGAGGTGCATGTGCAGCTGCGCCGCGAGGGGCGCGCAGCGGGTGGAGAAGCGGCCGTTGGTGACGACCAGGACGACGTCCGCGCCGTACAGCTGCCGGGCGGTGCCGTTGACGCGCTGGAGGTCGGGGGTGCCGACGGCCGAGCCGCGGTCGCCGTCCTTGCGGTGCTTGGCCTGGATGACCCAGGTGCGGCCCAACGGGTCGGTGGCCAGGACGTCGGCACCGTTGTCTCCGGCCCCGCCGATCTGGCGGGCGTCGGTGCACCCGTCGCGGAGCATCAGATCGCGGATCGCGTACTCGAAGTCCCGGTGGTGCAGGGCGTCCAACTCGGGCAGCCCGTAGCGCAGCGCTTGCCGCCGTACCCGGTCCCCTTCCTGCCGCCGGCGATACCGGTGGCCCCACACCGTCCCGCCGATGGCGGCGAGTGCGCCGAGCACGATGAGCGCCCACCAGTTCACCAGCAGCCAGGAGATCACCGCCCAGACCAGCGTGATGCCTGCGAGGGCAACGAAACCGAGCAGGAGCAGCTGGGTGTCGCCGCGCTGTCGCCGACGCGAGCGGCGGCGGCGCAGCAGGGCGCTGCGGCGGATGGGACGACGTGCCGCGGTGCGGCGGGGCGGTGGGCGGCGGGGCGGTGGGCGGCGGTTGGCCATCGGGCGCGCTCCGGTTTCAGCGGGAGGAGTCGGTGACGCCGGAGGTGAGGCGGTCCGGGAAGTCGCCGATGTCCTCACCCAGCGAGGTCGGGGCGATGACGGCGGACAGCGCTCCCGCGTTGATGGTCAGCATCCCGCCCCGCCCCCGGATCACGCTCGATTCCCGCTCCGACCCCCTTGTGTATCCGCAGGCTGCTCCGCCGCGCGTGGCAGTTGCCGGATGATGACGCAAAGCGACCGGTTGGCCTGATCCGGCGCGCCCGCGGCTGCGCCGGCCGATACGCCCGGCGGTGCGGGATCGATCGGGGGCTCAAGGTCAGCGCGCGCCACGGTGCGGTGGAGTCGCGCACCTGGTCGTTGCGACTGTTCGCTGCGAAACGTACAGGTGGCCGCGCGCAGGTGGCCGTCGCGCCAGGCGAGGGCGGGTGTCGCGATCCGGTCCACCAGCTGGCGCACCCCGGCCCGTGCGGCCTCACCGCCGTTCGACGGGAGCGGGCCTGCGGCCGCGGGGCGTTTCACCTGTCCGCGATCCGCCCGGAGGACGGGGGGATAGGGCGGTGCCATCGCGAGTTGGCATCATCCCCAGCCGGTGTTCGCTCCCCCACACTCTCTCCGTACCGTCCCGCGCCCCGTCCGTTCAGCGGACGAACCCCAGGGTGCGGCCCCATCGGACAGTAGGAGAAATCCCCCATGAGACACGTCCCGACCGCCATCGCCTCCGCCATCGCCGGCCTCGGCTTCCTTGCCACGCTGGCTGCAGCTCCCGCAGTCTCGGCCACTCCTGCTCCTGCCGGCTCCACCCCCGCCAGCGTTGCCGCGTACAACGGATCGGGCGAGAACGCCGCCGCGAACCGGGCTTTCCTCGACGCGGTCATGAAGTCGGTCGCCGAGAAGCGGGCCGCCAACCCGGGAACCCAGGTTGTCACGGTCACCTACAGCGCGGCTTCCGCCCCGAGCTTCCGCACCCAGATAGCCAACAGCACCCGGATCTGGAACAGCTCGGTCTCCAACGTCCGGCTCCAGGAGGGCTCCAGGGCTGACTTCACGTACCGCGAGGGAAACGATCCGCGCGGATCGTACGCCTCGACCAACGGGCACGGCCGTGGCTACATCTTCCTGGACTACCGGCAGAACCAGCAGTACAACTCGACCCGCGTCACCACGCACGAGACCGGGCACGTGCTCGGCCTGCCGGACAACTACTCCGGACCGTGCAGCCAGCTGATGTCCGGCGGCGGCCCCGGCCCGTCCTGCACCAACGCCCAGCCGGACGCCAACGAGCGAGCGCGGGTGAACCAGCTCTGGCAGAACGGCTTCGCCGCCGCGCTGTCCCGTGCCGCCTCCGGGAGCTGATCGCTGCACGTGCATGAGTGGAGGGTCGTTCCGGGCCGGGAACGGCCCTCCACGCTGAGCCCATCTGCCGTCAGCGAACCGCGCTCCCGGACACCCCTTAGGTGCCGGTGGAGCAGGGGTCGCAGCAGGACGGGGCCGGTTCCACGCAGATCGTGACGGTGTCGGCGTTGTTCGTGATGTCGGGATCCTTCTCCTGGCCGGTGACCGTGGCGGCGTTCGTGACCCGGCCGACCCTGGTGGCCTTCGCCCTCACCACGAGGGAGGCAGTGGCGCCGTCGGCCAGGTCGCCCACGGCCCAGTGACCGGTCGTCGGGTCGTAGTGGCCCTGGGTTCCCTCGGCGGACAGGAAGGCGAGGCCTTCGGGGAGCCGGTCGGCGACGGAGACGCCGGTCGCCGGGTTCGGGCCGGTGTTGCGGACCGTGACGCGGTAGGTGACCGTCTGGCCGACGGTGACGGTGGTGGCGTCGGCCGCCTTCGTCACGGTCAGATCGGCGGCGGGCTTGACCTGGAAGGTCTGCTCGTTGGAGGTGGACGTCAGCGGCTGCGGTGTGTCGCCGAGCCGGTTCTCGTAGGAGGCGGTCGCCGTGTTGCTGACCTGCCGGCCGCCGCTCTCCCGGGAGATGACGACCCGGTACTCCACGGTGGTCCCGGCCGGCAAGGACTCCGTATTGGGCAGGCTGCCGCCCGAGACGCCCGAAGCGCCGTTGCCGAGGTGGAAGACGACCTTGTCGCCCCCCGCGTCGTAGTACGCCTGGTCGTCACCCTGCGCGTCGCTCTTGGTCCCGGCGTTCGGGCCGTCCACGACGCGCAGGGACCCGGGCAGGTAGGTCGTCCCCTGCGGGATGCCGTCGGTGAGGACGAGGTTTTCCGCCGCACCCCCGCCCTCGTTCCTGGCCGTGACCCGGTAGGTGACGGTGTCCCCGACCTCCAGTGGCCCGGCGGGAACGGCGGTCTTGGTGAGCTCGACGTAGGGGGCGGTACCGAAGAAGATGCCGTCCAGGAAGTTCCCGATGCCCTGGTTGCCACCGGCGGCCGAGATGGAGCGGAAGGCGAACCGCGTCAGCGCCTGCCCGGCCGGCACGGTGTACGTGCCCGTGTAGTAGCCCCAGGCGGTCGTGCCGTCGGTGAATCGGCGCTGCTCCACCGAGGAGCCGGGCGCGCCGATGTCCAGCGCCATGGTGTCGTCCCCCTGGCGGCCACGGTGGTACAGCCGCCAGTACAGCTTCGTCCCGGGGGTGGTCGGCAGATCCTGGTAGAGCGTGGAGACCTGATTCGCGTTGAGTTCGGCGAACTGGGCGCCGTGGGCTGCCGGCACCCCGTTGAAGCCCGACCGCCACAGCTCGATCCGGTGATCGGTAGCGGTGGTCAACCAGCCCGGCACACGCTTGGCCGCCTGTGTCTGCGAGGCGTCCGGCAGGATCTCCACCCCGTTCACCACCGGCTCTTCGAAGCTGCCGTTGGCCAGGGCGACGCGCAGTGGAGCAGAAGGTGTGGACATAGGTCTTCCCCTCAAGTCGATGCTCTGGGAGTGCACCGCCGTCCGCACATGCCCCCCACGGGCCGTAACGGGACGGAACGATCACTACCTCAACGCACGCGGCTCACCACGTAAAGCGACACCGGATGACGGTTGGCCAACCCCGCGCGACGCGTTTGCGCCGCGGATCCCGGTCACGCGCCCGGCCCGCCCACCGCCGTACGGTCGCTCCCGTCCCACCCGCCTCACCTCGCTCTTCCCTCCACCCCTGTCATGGCCTGAAGGTCACGTGCGCCTGCCTCCCCCACCACCGCACAGGGTGAATCGGCGGTCGGGGAGATTGACGCTTCGGACGACACTCTGGTGCCCACCGGGGAGCGGCGTGCCACAGTCGGAGCAATGCGCGGCCGATCGCGGGCGAGGGGCCAGGGTGAACCTGGTGAGTAACGGCAGCCCTTCGCCAGCGCGCCCCGACCGTCTGATCACGTTGTCCGACGGCATCTTCGCGATCGCCATGACGCTCCTCGCGCTCGAAGTCCGGGTCGCGCCCGACCTGGACTCCGAGCGGTTCCACGACGCGCTGCGCGAGACCGCTCCGCAGCTCGCCGCCTACGCGTTGAGCTTCCTCATCCTGTGCATCTTCTGGCGCGACCAGCGTCAGATCCTGCTGATGTCCGCGAAGACGGGCGGTCTCCCCCAGCATCTGGCCCTCGCGGTGCTCGGCATGATCGCGCTGGTTCCGTTCCCCACGTCGATCCTCGCCGAGTACGGGGCCCGGGAGCCGTTGGCGGTGGCGATGTACGCCGCGACCATCTGCCTCATCGACCTCTTGCAGCTCGCCATGTTCGCGACGTTGAGGGGTCGGCACGGGGTGCGCGCCGTGGGCGAGTGGCAGGACACCGCTGCGGATCTGGGCGCGACGATCGTCGTGTTCGGGGCGTCCGTACCCATCGCCTTCTTCGCCCCGCAGGCGGCCATGTGGTGCTGGCTCGCCCTCTTCCCCGCGAAGGCCGTCCTCGGCAGGCGGGAGCGGCTCCGCAGCACCCGCCAGGAGGGCTGACCCCGTGCGCTTCCCGTACCTCTCCCGCGCGATACCCGTACAGGACCACGCTCGACCCGGCCTCGCCCCTCATCGGACAGCCCTGTGCTGGTGCCCGGTCTC
The nucleotide sequence above comes from Streptomyces sp. NBC_01116. Encoded proteins:
- a CDS encoding ABC transporter permease, whose protein sequence is MNNTPPATVPAAKAPAPLKDAPSRPEPRPGRSTGSRIGELVQRQGVLAVLLTVILIASFVYPTFASLDNARGVTVQASFLAIVALGMTLVIITGGIDLSVGSVFALGGVLAAWASQAGFLAALLVPLVVCGAIGLLNGLLIARANMAPFIVTLATLLAARGMLLAFTDEGATTYLVPKDSAFAELGQGSVRGFGYPILIALALFGAGGLLLQRTSFGQTLFAVGGSSDAATLMGLPVARTKTLVYTLSGLLAGLAGALNAARLSSGVTIVGVGMELDAISAVVIGGALLIGGAGSISGTLWGVLLLAVIQNLINQIGSLNSSYQSVVSGGFLIVVVVAQRYLARSRRTT
- a CDS encoding ABC transporter permease, with protein sequence MTTQATLPRPAAKPLARLRDPAWYQEYGVYAAVAVVLLFNALFTEHFMTADNLRTQLVQVAPIVIVALGMALVIGTEGIDLSVGSTMALAAALLPLYLGYGLVPALLIALLAGAVVGAINGTLVSLVGLQPIVATLALFVGGRGLALVMADGRLKQIVNPDILALGTGSFLGIPTVVLIAGVLALAVAFLVQRTTFGRQIVAIGGNRPASALSGLPVKRVLVGVYILCGVMAALAGILATARLTASDPSSLGTLMELSAITAVVVGGTPLNGGSIRVLGTVAGALLMQLLRATLVKHDLPDSTAQIAQAAIIIAAVYVARERRSR
- a CDS encoding sugar ABC transporter ATP-binding protein — encoded protein: MAPTPATPQRPETSGAGAAAVADPVLEARSVSKRFPGVVALDDVSFALRAGEVHALVGENGAGKSTLIKVLTGVYRSDEGEVRVSGEPVRFARPFEAQQAGISTIYQEVNLVPLMSVARNIFLGREPKNRLGLIDFARMNRETTELLDGFGVRVDPKRPLHTLGIGTQQMVALARAVSVRAQVVIMDEPTSSLEPREVETLFRVIENLRGQGIAVLYVSHRMDELYRICDRVTVLRDGRHIHTGELAPLQRMQLVSMMLGRDMAEVRRDGLTGFAAEGHDAARTPVLTAKGLNRRHQLHDISVELYAGEVLGLGGLLGSGRSETAKALTGALPLDGGEITVDGKRLGRPTPAAAIRAGISMLPEDRKAEGIVPGLSVRENIVLAAMPRLSRGGIVSRAKQDRVVDLFMKRLRIKASSPEQKVGELSGGNQQKVLLARWLCLEPKVLLLDEPTRGIDVGAKAEVQSLIDELAREGLAVLLISSDIEELIEGADRIVVLRGGAVAGELAGDEVDESRLLEVLADHTPDADHAPDAVLADHTPDSGGAAPAAQEDPR
- a CDS encoding ABC transporter substrate-binding protein, encoding MMIQRRSRTLAVACVLAATTLAAAGCAKSETSNNAGGDSSQAAQEAKTPDSSSGSGCKLETYGAPKLDLKDAVVGFSQSEKEANPFRIAETQSIKDEAEKVGVKKLLTTNAQSQLSKQISDIQDMLSQGAQFLIVAPLNSDGLEPALKAAAAKKVPVLTIDRKVNSTACKDYVAFLGSDFVEQGKRAADAMIKVTGGKGKVAILLGASGNNVTTDRTKGFVDQVKAEAPGLEIVAQQTGEFARDKGQQVMEQLIQSKPDITAVYAENDEMGLGAVTALKAAGKKPGKDVKIVSVDGTRNAVQALVNGEYNAVIESNPRFGPLAFATAQKFYAGEEIPENVIITDREYDGANAKESLGGAY
- a CDS encoding GNAT family N-acetyltransferase, yielding MSFDPRTREDVEAIGARSIASATADPRQEYALAVVGTDDGRLIGFGRLALDPHQPRAATLGFALDPDTWGNGFGTETVRLLPARAFEDLGLHRVRGARSALSTASARTMERAGLSEEGCIREHVQRGGRWSDSVTHSILDHEYAAVER
- a CDS encoding restriction endonuclease, translating into MANRRPPPRRPPPRRTAARRPIRRSALLRRRRSRRRQRGDTQLLLLGFVALAGITLVWAVISWLLVNWWALIVLGALAAIGGTVWGHRYRRRQEGDRVRRQALRYGLPELDALHHRDFEYAIRDLMLRDGCTDARQIGGAGDNGADVLATDPLGRTWVIQAKHRKDGDRGSAVGTPDLQRVNGTARQLYGADVVLVVTNGRFSTRCAPLAAQLHMHLADRRVLAAWASGGRPLWELLPRIPAPRSGR
- the snpA gene encoding snapalysin, which translates into the protein MRHVPTAIASAIAGLGFLATLAAAPAVSATPAPAGSTPASVAAYNGSGENAAANRAFLDAVMKSVAEKRAANPGTQVVTVTYSAASAPSFRTQIANSTRIWNSSVSNVRLQEGSRADFTYREGNDPRGSYASTNGHGRGYIFLDYRQNQQYNSTRVTTHETGHVLGLPDNYSGPCSQLMSGGGPGPSCTNAQPDANERARVNQLWQNGFAAALSRAASGS
- a CDS encoding TMEM175 family protein, translating into MNLVSNGSPSPARPDRLITLSDGIFAIAMTLLALEVRVAPDLDSERFHDALRETAPQLAAYALSFLILCIFWRDQRQILLMSAKTGGLPQHLALAVLGMIALVPFPTSILAEYGAREPLAVAMYAATICLIDLLQLAMFATLRGRHGVRAVGEWQDTAADLGATIVVFGASVPIAFFAPQAAMWCWLALFPAKAVLGRRERLRSTRQEG